TTGACGATGGGCAATCGTAACAATATCGATGACCTCACCGGCTCTTATTAGCAAGTCGTCACTGTAAAAGCGCTTTTCAGCGGCATCGCTCTTCTCTTCGATCTGTTCAACCTTGCCGGTCCTTCCGTCTATTATCACGCCCTTATTCAGGTCATCGGTCGCGCGCCGACGAGGTGAATTGATCCTTCTAAATGCTAGGTTCGTCATCACGGCCGGAGCTCCTCACACCTGAAAAAAAACGAGATGCATTCTTTATTTTAAGTGTAGCATAGAATTGTAAGGTTAGAGCTAAGCTATGCGGTCACGCAGGCGATCAGTAATACTATAGTGTCAGGCCGAAAGGGGGAATACCGGCTGAAAATGAAGGACCATAGCATAAAGACAGGTCCTTCCAAGGAAGTTCAAGATGCTTTTCTTTTTTCTGCACCCCGGTTCACAGGTCCGCGCAGGCATGCATTGCGGGTACTGCTCCTAAGCCTTCTCGGGCATCGCAGCACTTCCCCTCGCCCGGAATAGCGGGCTCGGCCGTGTCTGCCTAGCTTTGTGACGGTATTGATCTTGACAGCTTGCGCATGCTTGTGCGCGTACCTGTTCACGGGATGCAGGGGCCTCTGAAAGGCAAGGACCCTGAGTCTTTACCCAAACCCCGCATGTCCCCGGATCGGCCCTACGAATTTCTCGGGCACCCGTCTTGACCAAAGGAAGCGTCCCCTTGGGCGGCCGTGCACTGTCTGAGGCCGCAGGCCGAGTTTGCGCGGCCGAGCGGACGTGGCCCTAGACGGGTCAAGAAATTCGTTCAGGCCACGAAGGGGATATGCAAAAAAAATCAATTCTTCAGAAAACGAGCAAAGTACCCACTCAAAAGGGAGAAGACCCTTTTAAAAAAACTGTGCTACACTCTTTCTCGCATCCTGGTTCTTTTCCTTGCCATGAGGATGATCTTCCGCTAAAGTAGCTGCGGCTGATCGATCCGGCAAGGACGCTACGATCATTTTCAGACAGTTCGATCTTACAAGTCGCTCTGCACCCGCGAACGAACGAAAGGAAGGACGTGATGAGCAATAAAATTCAGAGGCACTGGGTCCTTATCTTTTCCGTCGTCGCGGCGCTCACGCTTCTCGCCAGCGCGCGGGAGCTTATCTCCCTTGAAGTGGATTGGCAGTTTTTCCACGAAACCGGCTTCGAAGCGGTCTTTACCAAGACCCTTACCGCAAAGCTGCTGGCCGGGCTCGCTTTCGGCGTGATCGCTTTTCTCCTGATCTACAGCAACCTCCTTATTGCCGGAAAGCGAAGGTTCCCGCCCGGCGGCCTGAATCTTCTCTGGGAAAGCATGCCGCAGCTGCCGCGCATCGATCTGGGCCGGCTGATGGGCGGGATCTCGCTCCTGGTGTCCTTTGCCGCATTCATCCTCGCCTTCCAGGTTGGCGCGCGATATTGGGAGCAGTCGCTTCTCTTCCTGAACAGCTCGCCTGCTGGCCTTGTCGATCCGCTCTTCGGCAAGGACATCTCGTTCTATCTGTTCAAGTATCCCTTTATCGACGCGATGAACTCGATGATCCGCATCCTGATCGTGATCTCTGCTGTCCTGACAACGGCGGTCTATATTTTCCGGGGCGGCGCGGTGACCATGGGAAAGCTCTTCGCCGTGGATCCCTTCGTGAAGCGCCACATCGCCGTCCTGGTATCGCTCTTTCTTCTCAGCCTCTCGTTCAGCTTTGTTCTCGACCGCTTTGGACTGCTGACCAGCGAACACGGCGTACTGTACGGCGCCTCGTACACTGACGTGCACGCCCGCCTGCTGATGCTCACGGTCATGGCCGCGCTCGCCCTGGCTGCGGCGATCGTCGTTCCCGTCTTTGCCAGCCGGGGCTCCCTCGTCATGCCGCTCGCTGCGCTTGGGGTTCTCATGGGCCTCTCCCTGCTGGGACTGCAGGTCTATCCCTCCACCCTGCAGAGCTTCAAGGTTTCGCCGAACGAGATCGTGCTGGAGCGGCCCTACATCGCGGACCATATCAAGTTCACCCGGTACGGCTACGGCCTGGAGAACATGGAACTGGAGCCCTTTGCGGCGAACAAGCAGCTGACCTTCACGGATATCCGGAAGAACCTGCCCACCATCCAGAACATCCGGCTCTGGGACGAAGAGCCGCTCCTGAAGACCTACAGCCAGCTGCAGCAGATCCGGACCTATTACCACTTCAGCGGCGTGGACAATGACCGCTATACCGTGAACGACAACTACCGCCAGGTCATGCTGTCCCCCCGGGAGCTGTCCTACGCTGATCTGCCGGAGAAGTCATGGATCAACGAACGGCTCGTCTTCACCCACGGCTTCGGCCTGGCCATGGGGCCCGTGAGCGGCATCACGAAAGAAGGCTTGCCGGAATTCTACATCAAGGACATCCCGCCGGTCACGAACGCG
This is a stretch of genomic DNA from Nitrospirota bacterium. It encodes these proteins:
- a CDS encoding UPF0182 family protein, translated to MSNKIQRHWVLIFSVVAALTLLASARELISLEVDWQFFHETGFEAVFTKTLTAKLLAGLAFGVIAFLLIYSNLLIAGKRRFPPGGLNLLWESMPQLPRIDLGRLMGGISLLVSFAAFILAFQVGARYWEQSLLFLNSSPAGLVDPLFGKDISFYLFKYPFIDAMNSMIRILIVISAVLTTAVYIFRGGAVTMGKLFAVDPFVKRHIAVLVSLFLLSLSFSFVLDRFGLLTSEHGVLYGASYTDVHARLLMLTVMAALALAAAIVVPVFASRGSLVMPLAALGVLMGLSLLGLQVYPSTLQSFKVSPNEIVLERPYIADHIKFTRYGYGLENMELEPFAANKQLTFTDIRKNLPTIQNIRLWDEEPLLKTYSQLQQIRTYYHFSGVDNDRYTVNDNYRQVMLSPRELSYADLPEKSWINERLVFTHGFGLAMGPVSGITKEGLPEFYIKDIPPVTNAGPKVARPEIYYGESPNDYVIVNTKTKEFSYPTTEGNVYSVYTGKGGVRFSSLLMRCLYAAYFGSFNIVLSSDVTDESRILYNREVIKRVAAIAPFLSYDPDPYMVIGDDGKLFWIIDAYTQSGNLPYSKPLPGGTNYIRNAVKVVVDAYDGSVSLYVVDRKDILAKTYAAIFPTLFKPIGDMRADLRGHVRYPRALLKIQARMFTTFHMTDPSVFYNKEDLWEIPSYRQKTMDPYYLITKLPGFDEEEYILLLPFTPSKRDNLAAWMAARSDGGNYGKVTVYTFPRDRLVFGPRQIDARIDQDAYISQQLTLWGQHGSDVIRGSLLIIPIEDSLIYVQPLFLVATDKGGLPELRRVIVAYGNNVVMEETLDAAIQRLFTGSLPSMRMMENGAAEGKRPSRELSSQALEQLRKAREAVRKEDWAGYGKYLKDLEETLREMAK